A DNA window from Aspergillus nidulans FGSC A4 chromosome V contains the following coding sequences:
- a CDS encoding cytochrome b-c1 complex subunit 6 family protein (transcript_id=CADANIAT00003480): MGLTDFFSDVISSLGFPEAYAEAPAETTEESSAPEEVKDDASAEESTEKSEDSAAEDTPEESSEEEEKGEEPEAEAEEEEEEEEEEEEEEPEDVKPKLEEECANSPQCAPYKHHYDECVERVTAQQEDADYKGPKEDCVEEFFHLAHCATQCAAPKLWKALK, encoded by the exons ATGGGTCTCACCGATTTTTTTTCCGATGTTATCTCCTCCCTAGGCTTCCCCGAGGCCTACGCTGAGGCTCCTGCCGAGACCACTGAGGAGTCCAGCGCCCCCGAGGAGGTGAAGGACGACGCGTCCGCCGAGGAGAGCACCGAGAAGAGCGAGGATTCTGCCGCTGAGGACACCCCCGAGGAGAGttccgaggaggaggagaagggtgagGAGCCCGAGGCtgaggccgaagaggaagaagaggaggaagaggaagaggaggaggaggagcccgAGGACGTCAAGCCTAAGCTGGAAGAGG AATGTGCCAACTCCCCTCAGTGCGCTCCTTACAAGCACCACTACGACGAGTGCGTTGAGCGCGTGACCGCGCAGCAGGAGGACGCGGACTACAAGGGTCCCAAGGAAGACTGCGTCGAGGAAT TCTTCCACCTCGCCCACTGTGCCACCCAGTGCGCTGCCcccaagctctggaaggccCTCAAATAG